A single Endozoicomonas sp. NE40 DNA region contains:
- a CDS encoding ABC transporter permease subunit → MIENSPGVDFNTPALRRKRSLRFLKDNFARWAVAVGGLGVIAAITLIFFYLVYEVAPLFRGAAVTPQSTWTQSIDQDNPPLYLSMEEQGEIALSINRLGEFDFRSTRTGDNNSRFYLPLPAGTEVATLTSDPANSNLMAAGLSNGQAIVFKVGHKISWPDDQRIITPVVEYPYGEQLLTLSDNSLSDITLADNDRQLFIAAVSSGRMVATAFSKEENFLTEEVTLEQQAVTLPAIPGKPEQLKIDPDQRWLFVRMAGDEMAVINIDRLGQLHLHSVTDLTVGDATITEIEFLLGGVSLLTGDDSGLISQWFMVRDEQNEWSLQRVRDFKLLDSPITSIKPEHRRKGFLASDTEGNVGVFYTTAGRTLIRQQLSDGPINQMAISPRSNYLLVDGQEGVEFFRVKNEHPEVSFSALWQKVWYEGYEQPEYIWQSSASNNDFEPKLSLTPLSFGTLKAAFYAMLLATPLAIAGAIYTAYFMAPGMRRKVKPMIELMEALPTVILGFLAGLWLAPLIENNLPGIFALLLFVPVGILLFAFIWDSLPGKIRHAVPEGWQAALLIPVVLLSGAVAFSMNGILEVTFFDGDMRTWLTSELGIPYDQRNALVVGLAMGFAVIPTIFSIAEDAIFSVPKHLSYGSLALGATPWQTLVRVVLLTASPGIFSAVMIGMGRAVGETMIVLMATGNTPIMDANIFEGMRTLAANIAVEMPESEVGSSHYRILFLAALVLFLFTFVVNTAAEIVRHRLRKKYSSL, encoded by the coding sequence ATGATAGAAAACAGCCCTGGTGTCGACTTCAACACCCCGGCCCTTAGACGGAAGCGCTCTTTGCGTTTTCTAAAAGACAATTTTGCCCGATGGGCAGTTGCTGTAGGTGGGCTTGGGGTTATTGCCGCCATAACCCTTATATTTTTCTACCTTGTTTACGAAGTAGCGCCATTGTTCAGGGGAGCTGCGGTTACCCCGCAAAGCACATGGACCCAGAGTATTGATCAGGATAATCCTCCGCTCTATCTGAGCATGGAAGAACAGGGTGAGATAGCCCTGAGCATCAACCGCCTTGGTGAGTTTGATTTTCGCTCAACCCGGACTGGCGACAATAATTCGCGGTTTTATCTGCCTCTGCCTGCCGGTACAGAAGTAGCAACCCTGACCAGTGATCCTGCGAATTCAAACCTGATGGCCGCTGGATTAAGCAATGGTCAGGCGATTGTTTTCAAGGTTGGGCATAAAATCAGCTGGCCTGATGATCAGCGTATTATTACGCCTGTTGTTGAGTACCCTTATGGCGAACAGCTTCTGACGCTATCAGACAATAGCCTCAGTGACATCACTCTGGCTGATAATGACAGGCAGTTATTTATCGCTGCGGTCAGCAGTGGCAGGATGGTTGCGACAGCGTTCAGCAAGGAAGAAAACTTTCTGACAGAAGAAGTGACCCTGGAACAACAGGCCGTCACGCTGCCGGCCATTCCCGGTAAGCCTGAACAGTTAAAAATTGACCCTGACCAGCGCTGGCTGTTTGTAAGAATGGCTGGTGATGAAATGGCTGTCATCAATATTGACAGGCTGGGTCAGCTGCATTTGCATTCAGTGACTGACCTGACGGTTGGGGACGCCACTATCACTGAAATTGAGTTTCTGCTAGGTGGAGTCTCGCTCCTTACAGGCGACGATAGTGGTTTAATCAGTCAGTGGTTCATGGTTCGTGATGAGCAGAATGAATGGTCTTTGCAGCGGGTTCGTGACTTCAAACTGCTGGATAGCCCGATTACCTCGATAAAACCTGAACATCGTCGTAAAGGATTTCTTGCGTCTGATACAGAAGGCAATGTTGGGGTGTTTTATACGACCGCCGGTCGAACGCTTATAAGACAACAGTTGTCTGATGGCCCCATTAATCAGATGGCGATTTCACCAAGAAGTAACTACCTGCTGGTCGACGGGCAGGAAGGTGTTGAATTTTTCAGGGTTAAGAATGAACACCCTGAAGTGTCGTTTTCTGCTTTATGGCAAAAGGTCTGGTATGAAGGCTACGAACAACCTGAATACATCTGGCAATCCTCGGCTTCAAACAACGACTTTGAGCCGAAGCTCAGCCTGACCCCACTCTCTTTCGGTACCCTGAAAGCAGCCTTTTATGCCATGTTGCTGGCAACCCCCCTGGCGATAGCGGGTGCCATTTATACCGCTTACTTTATGGCTCCGGGTATGCGCCGAAAGGTGAAGCCAATGATTGAACTGATGGAGGCGTTGCCTACCGTTATCCTTGGCTTCCTGGCGGGTTTATGGCTGGCACCACTGATTGAGAATAATTTGCCGGGCATTTTTGCACTGCTGCTGTTTGTGCCGGTGGGTATTCTTCTGTTTGCTTTTATCTGGGATTCATTACCGGGCAAAATTCGTCATGCCGTTCCGGAAGGCTGGCAGGCGGCGTTGTTGATACCTGTCGTCCTGTTAAGTGGCGCTGTTGCCTTCTCAATGAATGGCATACTGGAAGTCACTTTCTTTGATGGCGATATGCGTACCTGGCTGACATCGGAGCTGGGGATTCCCTACGATCAGCGCAATGCCCTGGTGGTCGGGCTGGCGATGGGCTTTGCGGTGATTCCCACCATTTTTTCCATTGCCGAAGACGCTATTTTCAGTGTTCCCAAACACCTCAGCTACGGCTCTCTTGCACTGGGCGCAACCCCCTGGCAAACCCTGGTTCGGGTGGTTCTGCTGACCGCCAGTCCGGGTATTTTCTCTGCCGTCATGATTGGCATGGGACGAGCGGTGGGTGAAACCATGATTGTGCTGATGGCAACGGGCAATACCCCCATTATGGATGCCAATATCTTTGAAGGTATGCGCACACTGGCGGCCAACATTGCGGTAGAAATGCCGGAATCAGAAGTGGGCAGCAGCCATTACCGCATTCTGTTCCTGGCGGCACTGGTTCTGTTCCTGTTTACCTTTGTCGTTAATACCGCAGCTGAAATTGTCCGTCATCGTCTGCGCAAGAAATACAGCTCACTGTAA